One Desulfobulbus oligotrophicus DNA segment encodes these proteins:
- a CDS encoding alternate F1F0 ATPase, F1 subunit alpha has product MKESLHASVRLTLDIVAQVLAGTRAELVTHEVGRVISVGPGVARVRGLAGVQAEELVGLHGGLLGMAYNLDPDEVGVVLLGAGNALVAGSFAHRTGRILDVPVGGALLGRVVGALGNPLDELGPVRTRERRPVERPAPPILHRAPVTRPLQTGLKVIDSLLPIGRGQRELILGDRQTGKTAIALDTILNQRGRNVVCVYCSIGQRTSEVAELLTHLRRHDALGYSIIVTASGDEPPGVQYIAPYAATTIAEYFMEQGRDVLIVYDDLTRHARAYRELSLLMRRPPGREAYPGDIFYVHSRLLERATQLRAERGGGSLTALPIAETQSQNISAYIPTNLISITDGQIVLSPTQFRKGILPAVDVGRSVSRVGGKAQLPCYRAVAGELRLSYTQFEELEVFARFGTRLDEASVATLERGRRVREVLRQQQYRPMPVAEQVAVLMTAGEGLLNAVPVEQVARVEQAIRTAVTRQLPKICQRMESGEPLVDEDRAELLRVIGTVLTVAKKAAP; this is encoded by the coding sequence ATGAAGGAGTCGCTGCACGCGTCCGTCAGGCTGACACTGGACATCGTCGCACAGGTGCTGGCGGGCACGCGCGCGGAGCTGGTGACCCATGAGGTCGGCAGAGTAATTTCGGTCGGCCCGGGAGTGGCGCGGGTGCGCGGCCTGGCCGGGGTTCAGGCCGAGGAGCTGGTGGGCCTGCATGGCGGTCTGCTCGGGATGGCCTACAACCTCGATCCCGACGAGGTCGGCGTGGTGCTGCTGGGTGCGGGTAACGCGCTGGTGGCGGGCAGCTTCGCCCACCGCACAGGTCGCATCCTTGATGTGCCGGTCGGCGGTGCACTGCTCGGCCGCGTGGTCGGTGCGCTGGGTAATCCACTGGACGAGCTCGGGCCGGTGCGTACGCGCGAGCGGCGGCCGGTCGAGCGACCGGCGCCACCGATCCTGCACCGGGCACCGGTCACCCGGCCGTTGCAGACCGGGCTGAAGGTTATCGATTCGCTGCTGCCCATCGGCCGCGGCCAGCGCGAGCTGATCCTCGGTGACCGCCAGACCGGCAAGACCGCCATTGCCCTGGACACCATCCTCAACCAGCGCGGCCGGAACGTGGTGTGCGTGTACTGCAGCATCGGCCAGCGCACTTCAGAGGTGGCCGAGCTCCTCACCCACCTGCGCCGCCACGATGCGCTGGGCTACAGCATCATCGTGACCGCCTCGGGCGACGAGCCGCCGGGCGTCCAGTACATCGCCCCGTACGCGGCAACAACCATTGCCGAATACTTCATGGAACAGGGCCGCGACGTGCTGATCGTCTACGATGACCTCACCCGCCACGCCCGCGCCTATCGCGAGCTGTCGCTGCTGATGCGCCGACCCCCCGGCCGCGAGGCCTACCCGGGCGACATCTTTTACGTGCATTCGCGACTGCTCGAACGCGCCACCCAACTGCGTGCTGAGCGCGGCGGCGGCTCGTTGACCGCGCTGCCGATCGCCGAGACCCAATCGCAGAACATCTCCGCCTATATCCCCACCAACCTGATCTCCATCACCGACGGTCAGATCGTCCTGTCGCCGACGCAGTTCCGCAAGGGCATCCTGCCGGCCGTGGATGTGGGCCGTTCGGTGTCGCGGGTGGGGGGCAAGGCGCAGCTACCCTGCTACCGCGCCGTGGCCGGGGAACTGCGGCTGTCGTACACCCAGTTCGAGGAGCTGGAGGTCTTTGCCCGCTTTGGCACACGGCTGGATGAGGCCTCGGTTGCCACGCTCGAACGCGGCCGTCGGGTACGCGAGGTGCTCCGCCAGCAACAGTACCGGCCGATGCCGGTCGCCGAACAGGTTGCAGTGCTGATGACCGCCGGTGAGGGACTGTTGAACGCCGTGCCGGTGGAACAGGTTGCAAGGGTCGAACAGGCGATCCGCACCGCTGTCACCAGACAGTTACCGAAAATCTGTCAACGCATGGAGTCCGGCGAACCGCTCGTCGACGAAGATCGCGCCGAGCTGCTGCGCGTGATCGGTACGGTGCTGACTGTTGCCAAGAAAGCTGCACCATGA
- a CDS encoding pyridoxal phosphate-dependent aminotransferase translates to MIQGHGGNVVELAEELGCRPEDITDMSSNINPLGALPGLIEYLQGRMDRITSLPEVDAQGAVRAVAALLGVSEQRVLAGNGTTQFIYTACAVLKSRRVLIVGPTYADYADGARLHGIMPEFFLTSPNLDFAVDVVRLSARLTGIDTVFLCNPNNPTGRLIPHAQLMELCTQHREVRFIIDESYLSFAREDQGMCQCALDNVIVLWSASKIFGMPGLRVGFLVADPSVIEPFRRYMQPWCVNSLAQEAVRYIGAHPDTVGAFIDQTRAHLDAESALFRQRLAAAPLIVYPSTTSYLLIGLPEGQTAGAVCRALAEQRFLIRNCANFYGLDEGYIRIALKDAAANSAVARHLVALVHSQR, encoded by the coding sequence ATGATACAAGGACATGGCGGCAATGTTGTCGAGCTGGCCGAAGAGCTGGGCTGCCGGCCGGAAGATATCACCGATATGAGCAGCAACATCAATCCTCTTGGTGCGTTACCCGGGCTGATCGAGTACCTCCAGGGGCGAATGGACCGGATCACGTCACTGCCCGAGGTCGATGCGCAGGGCGCTGTTCGTGCTGTTGCGGCCCTGCTTGGTGTGAGCGAGCAGCGGGTTCTGGCCGGTAACGGCACCACCCAGTTCATCTACACGGCCTGTGCTGTTCTGAAAAGCAGGCGGGTGCTGATCGTTGGCCCGACCTATGCCGATTACGCCGACGGTGCCCGCCTCCACGGGATCATGCCTGAATTTTTTCTCACCTCGCCAAACCTTGATTTTGCCGTGGATGTGGTGCGGCTCAGTGCGCGACTGACCGGGATTGACACTGTTTTCCTCTGCAATCCCAACAATCCGACGGGGCGGCTGATTCCCCATGCACAGTTAATGGAGTTGTGTACACAGCACCGCGAGGTCCGTTTTATCATTGATGAATCGTATCTGTCCTTTGCCCGGGAAGATCAGGGTATGTGCCAATGTGCACTGGACAACGTCATTGTTCTCTGGTCAGCCTCCAAAATCTTCGGCATGCCGGGGTTGCGCGTTGGATTTTTAGTGGCTGATCCGTCTGTTATCGAACCCTTTCGTCGCTACATGCAGCCCTGGTGCGTCAACAGTCTGGCCCAGGAGGCAGTACGGTATATCGGCGCCCATCCGGATACGGTTGGTGCCTTCATCGATCAGACCCGCGCTCACCTGGACGCTGAAAGTGCACTGTTTCGGCAGCGGCTCGCCGCTGCACCCCTTATTGTCTATCCGAGCACCACCTCGTACCTGCTCATCGGTCTGCCGGAGGGACAAACCGCAGGCGCTGTTTGCCGGGCCCTGGCTGAACAGCGTTTTCTCATCCGTAACTGCGCCAACTTTTACGGGCTTGATGAGGGATACATCCGCATCGCTTTGAAAGATGCGGCTGCAAACAGTGCGGTGGCCCGGCATCTGGTCGCTCTTGTTCATTCACAACGATAA
- a CDS encoding F0F1 ATP synthase subunit gamma has translation MSRNLESMRRRISTAEDLYGVVRVMKAMAASSVRQYEAAVESLAEYNRTIEAGLQIALRHRPESIAPEVAVGMRTMVVVFGSDQGMCGAFNEQVTAFALKQLDTLGNERGDTAVLVVGARAAGRLEDAGCTLVQRLSMPSSIAGVSPAVHNLLLAVEALRFSDNIDRLLVIHHRPGAFTDSRLQVLQLLPVDRAWLDHLANRDWNSRSLPTFSIQWRELFSSLIRQHLFVALYRAFAESLASENASRLASMQAAERNIEGHLRQLQLDYHQGRQESIQAELLDIVAGFETLTEDEERPPGL, from the coding sequence ATGAGCCGGAACCTGGAATCAATGCGCCGCCGGATCAGCACCGCCGAAGACCTGTACGGCGTGGTCCGGGTGATGAAGGCCATGGCCGCCTCCAGCGTGCGCCAGTACGAGGCTGCTGTGGAATCGCTGGCCGAGTACAATCGCACCATCGAGGCCGGCCTGCAGATCGCCCTGCGCCACCGCCCCGAATCCATCGCGCCCGAGGTCGCGGTCGGCATGCGTACGATGGTGGTCGTGTTCGGCTCCGACCAGGGCATGTGCGGCGCTTTCAACGAGCAGGTCACGGCTTTCGCGCTGAAGCAGCTCGACACCCTCGGCAACGAGCGCGGAGACACCGCAGTGCTGGTTGTTGGCGCACGAGCAGCGGGCAGGCTGGAAGACGCGGGCTGCACCCTGGTACAACGGCTGTCGATGCCGAGCTCGATTGCCGGCGTCAGCCCAGCGGTCCACAACCTGTTGCTTGCGGTCGAGGCGTTGCGTTTCAGTGACAACATCGACCGGTTACTGGTCATCCATCACAGGCCGGGTGCCTTCACTGACTCACGATTGCAGGTGCTGCAACTGCTGCCCGTCGACCGTGCCTGGCTGGACCATCTGGCCAACAGGGACTGGAATTCACGCTCGCTGCCGACCTTCAGCATACAGTGGCGCGAGCTGTTCTCATCGCTGATCCGGCAACACCTGTTCGTTGCCCTGTACCGCGCGTTTGCCGAGTCGCTGGCCAGCGAAAACGCCAGCCGCCTGGCGTCAATGCAGGCTGCCGAGCGCAACATCGAGGGCCACCTCAGGCAGCTTCAGCTCGACTATCACCAGGGACGGCAGGAGTCGATCCAGGCGGAGCTGCTGGACATCGTGGCCGGCTTTGAAACCCTGACTGAAGATGAGGAGAGACCGCCCGGTTTGTAA
- the cbiB gene encoding adenosylcobinamide-phosphate synthase CbiB encodes MRLQTVRWPGIWSLLFIHNDKSVMDLAGYLVWLTIPAAFCLDALIGDPRWLPHPIRWMGWAITKTEPLWRRWLAGEQLAGWAFAVSLILGCWGVAAAVVSLAWQVHAVVGFMVESVLLFFCLSARSLRQAAMEIHASLAIGEVGRARSQVAMIVGRDVDQYQADDIARATVETVAENAVDGVLSPLFFAAIGGAPLALAYKMVNTLDSMVGYKNERYLLFGRAAARIDDVANFLPARLSPLLIALAAGLTPGLTGLRALNVARQEGTHHASPNAGYPEAAFAGALGVRLNGPNYYHGVLVDKPYIGVGLAAVTPQHIAAACRLMTRTALIGVLVAWLAVSRSFL; translated from the coding sequence ATGCGGCTGCAAACAGTGCGGTGGCCCGGCATCTGGTCGCTCTTGTTCATTCACAACGATAAGTCTGTTATGGATCTTGCCGGTTATCTGGTCTGGTTGACCATTCCCGCCGCCTTCTGTCTGGACGCCTTGATCGGCGATCCCCGCTGGTTGCCGCATCCGATCCGCTGGATGGGATGGGCCATCACCAAAACCGAGCCGCTGTGGCGGCGGTGGCTTGCCGGCGAACAGCTTGCCGGTTGGGCCTTTGCCGTGAGCCTGATCCTTGGGTGCTGGGGCGTGGCTGCTGCGGTTGTGTCCCTGGCCTGGCAGGTGCATGCGGTGGTCGGCTTTATGGTGGAGAGTGTGCTGCTCTTTTTTTGTCTGTCAGCCCGCTCTCTGCGGCAGGCAGCCATGGAAATTCATGCCTCGCTGGCCATCGGTGAGGTTGGCCGGGCCCGTTCCCAGGTGGCCATGATTGTGGGCCGGGATGTTGATCAGTATCAGGCCGATGATATAGCCCGGGCAACGGTGGAGACCGTGGCGGAGAACGCGGTCGACGGTGTGCTGTCACCGCTCTTTTTCGCGGCCATCGGTGGTGCACCCCTGGCCCTGGCCTACAAGATGGTCAATACCCTTGATTCAATGGTCGGCTATAAGAATGAGCGTTACCTGCTGTTTGGTCGGGCTGCGGCCCGCATAGATGATGTGGCGAATTTCCTGCCGGCCCGGCTTTCACCACTGTTGATTGCCCTGGCCGCCGGCCTGACCCCAGGTCTTACCGGTCTGCGTGCATTGAACGTTGCCCGGCAGGAGGGGACGCATCATGCCAGCCCCAACGCCGGTTATCCGGAGGCAGCCTTTGCCGGTGCCCTGGGCGTGCGCCTTAACGGACCGAACTACTATCACGGGGTTCTGGTGGACAAACCGTATATCGGTGTAGGACTTGCTGCTGTAACACCGCAACACATTGCTGCCGCCTGCCGGCTTATGACCCGCACGGCCCTGATCGGTGTACTTGTTGCCTGGCTGGCGGTGAGCCGGTCTTTTTTGTGA
- a CDS encoding cobyric acid synthase, which yields MKKQAACLAVLGTGSDVGKSIVTTALCRILVNRGLRVAPFKAQNMSNNSGVTAEGAEMGRAQIVQAEAARVAPHCDMNPVLLKPVSDVGAQVVLNGAAWIDASARSYTGKKEFLFAESRAALDRLRQRYDLILLEGAGSCAEVNLMAHDIVNLRMAAYARAPVVLVADIDRGGVFAQIVGTLACLSPEEQDRISGFVINRFRGDLTLFQPGIDWIEQRTGKPVFGVLPWFKHFHIEAEDAVVIEGPKLARHNSLDADRPTIGVIRLPHISNFTDFDPLAQLPDCRLVYLEQPQSLAQLQAVILPGSKATSTDLQWLDQTGWQEHLRRYVDDGGHLLGICGGYQMLGTWVHDPDGIEGPPGSTRGLGLLPVETVLKAPKTTTRTTFTWGGIAGCGYEIHMGQSRCPDGQSLLCVQDRNGTSCNDADGCISADQRVMGTYMHGFFDTPAITRRWLSGIGLSHVAVDQLHGPAARDRAYDQLAEHAAAYLDIEAIIALLPRDLQERLSHRS from the coding sequence CTCCGGAGTCACCGCCGAAGGTGCAGAGATGGGGCGGGCTCAGATTGTGCAGGCTGAGGCCGCACGGGTTGCCCCGCACTGTGATATGAACCCGGTTCTGCTCAAGCCGGTGAGCGATGTCGGTGCCCAGGTGGTGCTCAACGGTGCAGCCTGGATCGATGCCTCTGCCAGATCCTACACCGGTAAAAAAGAGTTTCTCTTTGCCGAGAGCCGGGCCGCCCTTGACCGGTTGCGGCAGCGGTATGATCTTATTCTGCTCGAAGGAGCCGGTTCCTGCGCCGAAGTCAATCTGATGGCGCATGATATTGTCAACCTGCGGATGGCTGCCTATGCCCGGGCGCCGGTCGTTCTGGTGGCTGATATCGACCGGGGCGGCGTGTTTGCCCAGATCGTTGGTACGCTTGCCTGTCTGTCGCCGGAGGAACAGGATCGGATCAGCGGCTTTGTCATCAACCGTTTCCGCGGCGACCTCACGTTGTTTCAACCGGGTATCGACTGGATTGAACAGCGGACCGGCAAACCGGTTTTTGGTGTCCTGCCCTGGTTTAAGCATTTTCATATCGAGGCAGAGGATGCAGTGGTCATCGAAGGCCCCAAGCTTGCCCGGCACAACTCTTTGGACGCTGATCGACCGACCATTGGCGTTATTCGACTTCCCCATATCTCCAACTTCACGGACTTTGATCCCCTGGCGCAACTGCCCGACTGCCGGCTGGTCTATCTTGAACAGCCGCAGTCGCTTGCTCAGTTGCAGGCGGTTATTCTGCCGGGTTCAAAGGCCACCAGTACAGATTTGCAATGGCTTGACCAGACGGGCTGGCAGGAGCATCTTCGGCGGTATGTCGATGACGGTGGGCATCTGCTGGGTATTTGCGGCGGTTATCAGATGCTCGGCACCTGGGTACACGACCCGGACGGCATCGAAGGCCCGCCCGGCAGCACCAGGGGATTGGGGCTGCTGCCGGTGGAGACTGTGCTGAAGGCCCCGAAAACCACCACACGCACTACTTTTACCTGGGGGGGTATTGCCGGGTGCGGTTATGAGATTCACATGGGGCAGAGCAGGTGTCCCGACGGGCAGAGCCTGCTGTGTGTACAGGACCGCAACGGCACGTCCTGCAACGATGCTGATGGGTGCATCAGTGCTGATCAGCGGGTGATGGGCACCTATATGCACGGCTTTTTCGATACGCCGGCAATCACCCGCCGCTGGCTGAGTGGTATCGGCCTCAGTCATGTGGCTGTTGATCAGCTGCACGGCCCGGCTGCCCGTGATCGGGCCTATGACCAGTTGGCCGAGCATGCTGCAGCCTATCTTGACATCGAGGCGATCATCGCTTTGCTGCCGCGGGATCTGCAGGAACGGCTGAGTCACCGATCGTGA